GAGATCGGTGCCGCCGGAGCGCGTAGTACATCGGTCGACCTCCTGGAGCGCGATCACCGAAGCGCCCAGCTCCGCGCAGGCCTTCCCGAGCAGACCGGGTTCGACCGCACCCGCCTCCGTCCTCCCGTGCTGGATGTTGAACGTCGCGACGACCACGGACCCCACCGGCTGCCCCTCTCTTTCCGCCCTACTGCCGCTTACCCCGCAGATGGTCCAGACATGTTTGGCACCCGGAACGGGTAGCGAACGCTCATCCCCTTTGAAGTGAGAGGACGCGATGGCCCTGCTACATCCCACGCTCCCCGGTGACGTCGACCGCGCGGTCGTCAACGACCACGCCGCCGTGCTGCGCTTGCTCGAGCACCTCGAGACGGGGTCCGGCGATCGCCGGACCCTCGCCGATCAGGTGGTCCACCGATTCTCGGTGCTGTCCGCGGGGATGGAACAGGTCGTGCTCCCCGCGGTCGCCAAATTCGAGGGGGACGCCGGGCGGCGGCCGGTCTCTGCGATCGTCGACGAGGCGGTGAGCGGCCAGCACGCTGCGAAGGAGCGGCTGGCCGTGCTGGAGGCTGCGGAGCCGGGCGAGCCGGAGTTCGCGCAGGCGCTGCTCCGGCTGATCGAGGGCACCCGCGTGCACTTCACCCAGGTGGCCGATGAGCTGCTGCCGGTACTTCGCCGGTCCGGCGCCGACCTGCATGCGCTCGGCGCGGACTACCTGGCGGCGCGGCGCCGTTCGTCCGGCCACGTGCACCCCGACGCGCCGGTGTCCCCGGCCGCGTCCCGGATCGTCCATGCGGTGACGTCGGTGATCGACGGGCTCCGCGACCGGTCGTCCGGGCGTACCGATCGCCTGACCACCGACGCGTCCGGGCTGCTCGACCACGACGCCCAGCGGGTGATCGACGCGTTCGCGCAGCTGGAGCCGGACCCGCTGGACTCGCTCGACGTGGCCGACGCACGGCAGCGCGGATCGATCGGAGCCGTGCTCTCGGCACCGGAGCCGGCGCCGGTGGGGAAGCGGACGATCGACGGCGTGCCGGTGGTGCTGTTCCGGCCGGCCGGCGCGGAGGAGACGCTGCCGGTCGTCGTGTACGCGCACGGCGGGGGCGGCGTGCTCGGAGCCGCGGTCGACCTGACCGCGCAGGCGCTCTCCGATCAACTCGACAGCGTGGTCGTCAGCGTGGACTACCGGCTGGCGCCCGAGCACCCGTTCCCGGCCGGTCACGAGGACTACCGGGTGGTCCTGGAGTGGGTCCTGGCCAACGCCCGGGAACTCGGGGCGGATCCGGCGCTGGTAGTCGCGGCCGGAGAGTCGATGGGCGCGAACATCGCCGCGTCGGCCTGCCTGAGCCTGACCGGCGGGTCGCGCCCGGTGGCGCTGCTGATGATCGTGCCGGTGACGACGGCGGCGCAGGACACACCGTCCATGCTGGACTCCGCCGAAGCGGCGACGCTCGACCGGCCGTCGCTGGACTGGTTCCTGACGCACCTGTTCGGACAGCCGACCGATGCGACGGATCCGCGGTTCGCACTGCTGGAGGCGCCGGCGGAAGCGCTCGCCACGCTACCGCCGACGCACGTCGTCACCGCTGACCGCGACCCGCTGCGGGACCAGGGTGAGCTGTTCGCGGCGCGGCTGTCCGAGGCAGGCGTGGCGACGACGCTCAACCGCTACTCCGGCGTGCCGCACAACTTCTTCGCGCTCGGCGCCGACCTCCAGGCGTCCGTGCAGGCCCAGCTCGACGCCGCCACCGCCCTGCGTCCGTACCTCGCCTAACGTCCTCCCGCCCGGAGGACCTCGATGAAGGTTCGGATGAACACCTTCACGTCGAGCCAGAGGGACCAGTTCTCGATGTAGTAGTTGTCGAACCGGGCACGGTCGGAGATCGGTGTGTCCCCGCGCAAGCCACTGACCTGCGCGAGCCCGGTGAGTCCCGCCGGTACGCGGTGGCGGTACGCGTACCGGCGGTGTTCCGCCGAGAACCGCTCCACGAAGAACGGACGCTCCGGGCGCGGCCCGACGATCGTCATGTCGCCGCGCAGGATGTTCCACAGCTGCGGCAGCTCGTCCATCGACGTCCGGCGCAGCACCCTGCCGACCGGCCCGACCCGGTTGTCGTGCGCGATCGACCAGTTGGTGGCCGACTCCGCCTCGTTCACCGGACGCATCGACCGGAACTTGTACAGGTCGAACGGCTGCCCGTCGCGCCCGATCCGCTGCTGCGTGAACAGGACGCCCGGCCCGCCCTCCAGCCGCACGGCTATCGCGATCACGGCCATCAGCGGGCTGAGCAGGATCAGGCCGACCGTCGCGACGACGAGGTCGACCGCCCGCTTCGCCAGCCACATCGGACCGTCCAACCGAGGCTGCCGGATACGCATGATCGGGATCGCACCGATGTGGTCGGGCAGTCCGGTCTGGGTGTGGAACTCGCGCATCCGCGGCACGACCAGCAGGTCGCAGCGCGCCGCGCGCGGGCGGCGCACCAGCTCGACCAGGCGGGCGTCGTCCGGGGTGTCGGCGACCAGGAGCACGTCGGAGCCGGTGGCGCTGATGACGTTCTCGATCTCGTCGAGGCCACCGCGCCACGGCACGTCGATACCTCCCGCCGGCCCCGCGTCGCTGACGTGCGCGACGACCCGCAGGCCGTACTGGGGATAACGCCGCAGCAGGTCGGTGAGCTCCATCGCGGCTTCCCCCGAGCCCACCAGGACCGTTCCGTGTGCCACCAGCCGCGCCCGGCGTCCATAGAGGATCACCTGGCCGGTGAGAAAGCGACCGACGATGACCAGCGCCATCGCGGCCGCGGCAGCGCGGAGGAAGTTGCCGAGGATGACCGTGTCCTCGTGCCGGATCGAGGTGATCACGGCGACCACTGCGGCGGCGGTCAGCAGCCGGCCCAGCAGCAGCGGTAATTCGTCGAGGATGCTCAGGTGCAGCCGGGCGCGGTAGCGGCCACCGGTCGCGAACAGCGCCACGGTCAGCAGGGCCATCGAGAGGACGGCCTTGAGGTTGCCCAGCGTCCAGATGGCCGGGATCGACAGCATGACCAGGTCGACCGGCAGGACGATGTAGTACGCCTTCATGTGCGGCACCCACCTGCGCAGGCGCCGCTTGATGAAACCGTCGTGCGGAGCTTTCGGTGCTGGCGGATCGGTCAGCGGCTGCGGCTTCCGTCCGGCCGGGCTGAGTGCGGCGCCGGGTTCGGCGTCCT
The sequence above is a segment of the Cryptosporangium aurantiacum genome. Coding sequences within it:
- a CDS encoding sugar transferase codes for the protein MKAYYIVLPVDLVMLSIPAIWTLGNLKAVLSMALLTVALFATGGRYRARLHLSILDELPLLLGRLLTAAAVVAVITSIRHEDTVILGNFLRAAAAAMALVIVGRFLTGQVILYGRRARLVAHGTVLVGSGEAAMELTDLLRRYPQYGLRVVAHVSDAGPAGGIDVPWRGGLDEIENVISATGSDVLLVADTPDDARLVELVRRPRAARCDLLVVPRMREFHTQTGLPDHIGAIPIMRIRQPRLDGPMWLAKRAVDLVVATVGLILLSPLMAVIAIAVRLEGGPGVLFTQQRIGRDGQPFDLYKFRSMRPVNEAESATNWSIAHDNRVGPVGRVLRRTSMDELPQLWNILRGDMTIVGPRPERPFFVERFSAEHRRYAYRHRVPAGLTGLAQVSGLRGDTPISDRARFDNYYIENWSLWLDVKVFIRTFIEVLRAGGR
- a CDS encoding alpha/beta hydrolase fold domain-containing protein, with amino-acid sequence MALLHPTLPGDVDRAVVNDHAAVLRLLEHLETGSGDRRTLADQVVHRFSVLSAGMEQVVLPAVAKFEGDAGRRPVSAIVDEAVSGQHAAKERLAVLEAAEPGEPEFAQALLRLIEGTRVHFTQVADELLPVLRRSGADLHALGADYLAARRRSSGHVHPDAPVSPAASRIVHAVTSVIDGLRDRSSGRTDRLTTDASGLLDHDAQRVIDAFAQLEPDPLDSLDVADARQRGSIGAVLSAPEPAPVGKRTIDGVPVVLFRPAGAEETLPVVVYAHGGGGVLGAAVDLTAQALSDQLDSVVVSVDYRLAPEHPFPAGHEDYRVVLEWVLANARELGADPALVVAAGESMGANIAASACLSLTGGSRPVALLMIVPVTTAAQDTPSMLDSAEAATLDRPSLDWFLTHLFGQPTDATDPRFALLEAPAEALATLPPTHVVTADRDPLRDQGELFAARLSEAGVATTLNRYSGVPHNFFALGADLQASVQAQLDAATALRPYLA